The genomic window TTTAGGTGCCAAATTGGTGCGACAAACCGGACAGGTGTCGTGAAACTTCAACCAAGCATCAATGCAATCCGGATGGAACACGTGGCTACACGTAGGAATCAAACGCAGCGTTTCATCATCTTCGAACTCGTTCAAGCAAACAGAACACTCGAGCGCTTCTTGGCCAATCCTAATCCCTTTGACCTTTGAGTACAAGAAAGTTGGGAAAGATTTAATGATCGCTGCGTCAAGTCCACGCGCCACCCTCCCTGAAATGCCAAGTATTCCTAGCGGCGGATCATTCCTAATTCCTTGTAAGCCGCCGCCGCTGTGACGGCGGATGAGGACGGACAAAAATCCGACGAAGAAAAAGAAAATCACCATGATGATCATGACCAGTGCCACTTTCAGGTAGAAACTTCCCGAGAATGTCGGATACTCGTCGTAGAGCGACggcgatggtggtgatgatgattgtGCCATAGCTTGATGATCATGTCGGAAGGAGAAGAAGCAGAGGAGTAATAACAACAACCTGGAAATGGTAATTGAAGTGATCAAGGAGAATGGACGGCTGTGATTGACTTTAGATTGGAATGTCATCACTTGCAATGATTAATGAACTTAATTTTGTTGTGAATCTAATCTAATCATTCTAAATCTAATTATGATATTTGTTGTTGCTCAGAAAGCAAAGCATATAGTGTGATTAAATGAA from Rutidosis leptorrhynchoides isolate AG116_Rl617_1_P2 unplaced genomic scaffold, CSIRO_AGI_Rlap_v1 contig386, whole genome shotgun sequence includes these protein-coding regions:
- the LOC139883358 gene encoding RING-H2 finger protein ATL11-like, yielding MAQSSSPPSPSLYDEYPTFSGSFYLKVALVMIIMVIFFFFVGFLSVLIRRHSGGGLQGIRNDPPLGILGISGRVARGLDAAIIKSFPTFLYSKVKGIRIGQEALECSVCLNEFEDDETLRLIPTCSHVFHPDCIDAWLKFHDTCPVCRTNLAPKPSEIISINPVQNVDPPSETRPDEAENQQISICVVDQSNVSNRVNVKNSFRSKSFGSTSRFGRSSRWFLRSHSTGHSCENYERFTLRLPEEVRNQLVNPSLNHTAMAFPRIRSTKKGYRTEKDGNWLRKNSFNCERFDQEGKPEP